A single region of the Gorilla gorilla gorilla isolate KB3781 chromosome 1, NHGRI_mGorGor1-v2.1_pri, whole genome shotgun sequence genome encodes:
- the INAVA gene encoding innate immunity activator protein isoform X1, translating to MPQGTDVLGSLTFGMLQMPKLNEIPPGRAGRREARGEGRWPGQTGPEAARLEWRAQGQAGGARAPWDSWGNSRLPTQPGPGWSRCPPSLLCALSFQKSTMESKDEVSDTDSGIILQSGPDSPVSPMKELTHAVHKQQRALEAKLEACLGELRRLCLREAELTGTLPAEYPLKPGEKAPKVRRRIGAAYKLDDWALHREDPLSSLERQLALQLQITEAARRLCLEENLSRQARRQRKHSMLQEEKKLQELQRCLVERRRNSEPPPAAALPLGRELSASDDSSLSDGLLLEEEESQVPKPPPESPAPPSRPLPPQTLEGLQPTGPEPGGPERAPVQNSPWKETSLDHPYEKPRKSSEPWSESSSPATTPQDGPSASSLWLLEPASYHVVPIRGVPGQWQGRTSAPATPEIQGRRGQSQSLRVDSFRAGPEGRGRSAFPRRRPTHYTVTVPDSCFPATKPPLPHPACHSCSEDSGSDVSSISHPTSPGSSSPDISFLQPLSPPKTHRHRGAWVPAGSRELVAHHPKLLLPPGYFPAGRYVVVAESPLPPGEWELCRAAPGPAYEEEGTPLRYQRLVPSRSRIVRTPSLKDSPAGRGLSKAAVSEELKWWHERARLRSTRPHSLDRQGAFRVRSLPLGREGFGRALGPRAQVPTVCVLRRSPDGAPVQVFVPEKGEIISQV from the exons ATGCCCCAGGGGACAGATGTCTTGGGATCTTTAACATTTGGGATGCTGCAAATGCCGAAGTTAAATGAAATACCTCCGGGGAGGGCAGGCCGCAGGGAGGCTCGGGGGGAGGGAAGATGGCCTGGACAAACAGGTCCTGAAGCTGCGAGGCTGGAGTGGAGGGCGCAGGGGCAGGCGGGCGGCGCCAGAGCTCCATGGGACAG CTGGGGAAACTCCAGGCTACCTACACAAcctggcccaggctggtcacggTGTCCCCCCTCCCTGCTCTGTGCCCTCTCCTTCCAGAAATCCACCATGGAGAGTAAGGATGAGGTCAGCGACACCGACAGCGGCATCATCCTGCAGTCTG GCCCTGACAGCCCGGTCTCCCCAATGAAGGAGCTGACCCATGCAGTGCACAAGCAGCAGAGGGCCCTGGAAGCGAAGCTGGAGGCCTGCCTGGGGGAGCTGAGGAGACTCTGCCTTCGGGAAGCG GAGCTAACGGGCACCTTGCCAGCGGAGTATCCCCTCAAACCAGGGGAAAAGGCCCCCAAGGTTCGCCGCAGGATCGGAGCGGCTTACAAACTGGATGACTGGGCCTTGCACAGAGAG GACCCCCTAAGCAGCCTGGAGCGCCAGCTGGCCCTGCAGCTGCAGATCACAGAGGCAGCTCGTCGGCTGTGCCTGGAGGAGAACCTCAGCAGGCAGGCTCGGCGGCAGCGGAAGCACTCTATGCTGCAGGAAGAGAAGAAGCTGCAGGAGCTCCAGCGCTGCCTGGTCGAGCGGCGGCGCAATAGCGAGCCACCTCCGGCTGCTGCTCTCCCCCTGGGCCGAG AGCTCAGTGCCTCTGATGACAGCTCCCTGTCAGATGGGCTCCTCCTGGAGGAAG AGGAATCCCAAGTGCCAAAACCTCCTCCAGAGTCCCCAGCCCCACCTTCTCGGCCTCTCCCACCCCAAACCCTTGAGGGTCTGCAGCCAACAGGACCTGAGCCTGGGGGCCCGGAACGGGCTCCAGTCCAGAACAGCCCCTGGAAGGAAACCAGCCTGGACCACCCCTATGAGAAGCCCAGGAAGTCTTCTGAGCCCTGGAGCGAGTCCAG CAGCCCAGCCACCACACCTCAGGATGGGCCCAGTGCCTCCAGCCTGTGGCTTCTGGAGCCTGCCTCCTACCACGTGGTTCCCATCCGTGGTGTTCCTGGCCAGTGGCAGGGCCGCACCAGTGCCCCAGCCACCCCTGAGATACAGGGGAGGAGGGGCCAGTCGCAGTCTCTGAG GGTGGATTCCTTCCGGGCGGGTCCTGAGGGCCGAGGTCGCAGCGCCTTTCCCCGCCGCCGCCCCACTCACTACACGGTGACAGTGCCAGATTCCTGCTTTCCCGCGACCAAGCCCCCGCTGCCTCACCCCGCTTGCCACTCCTGCTCAGAAGACAGTGGCTCTGACGTCTCCAGCATCTCCCACCCCACTTCGCCGGGCAGCAGCAGCCCCGACATCTCCTTTCTgcagcctctctcccctcccaaGACCCATCGTCACCGCGGGGCCTGGGTCCCAGCCGGCAGCAGAGAGCTGGTCGCCCACCACCCCAAGCTACTGCTGCCGCCTGGCTATTTCCCGGCGGGGCGGTACGTGGTGGTGGCTGAGAGCCCCCTGCCGCCTGGCGAGTGGGAGCTGTGCCGCGCAGCCCCGGGCCCTGCTTACGAGGAGGAGGGCACTCCCCTACGCTACCAGCGTCTGGTGCCCTCCCGCAGCCGCATCGTGCGGACGCCCTCCCTGAAGGACAGCCCGGCAGGCCGGGGGCTCAGCAAGGCCGCCGTGTCCGAGGAGCTCAAGTGGTGGCACGAGCGTGCACGCCTCCGGAGCACCCGCCCCCACTCACTGGACCGCCAAGGAGCTTTCCGGGTCAGGAGCCTGCCGCTTGGGAGAGAGGGCTTCGGGCGAGCCCTGGGACCCCGGGCACAG
- the INAVA gene encoding innate immunity activator protein isoform X3: MESKDEVSDTDSGIILQSGPDSPVSPMKELTHAVHKQQRALEAKLEACLGELRRLCLREAELTGTLPAEYPLKPGEKAPKVRRRIGAAYKLDDWALHREDPLSSLERQLALQLQITEAARRLCLEENLSRQARRQRKHSMLQEEKKLQELQRCLVERRRNSEPPPAAALPLGRELSASDDSSLSDGLLLEEEESQVPKPPPESPAPPSRPLPPQTLEGLQPTGPEPGGPERAPVQNSPWKETSLDHPYEKPRKSSEPWSESSSPATTPQDGPSASSLWLLEPASYHVVPIRGVPGQWQGRTSAPATPEIQGRRGQSQSLRVDSFRAGPEGRGRSAFPRRRPTHYTVTVPDSCFPATKPPLPHPACHSCSEDSGSDVSSISHPTSPGSSSPDISFLQPLSPPKTHRHRGAWVPAGSRELVAHHPKLLLPPGYFPAGRYVVVAESPLPPGEWELCRAAPGPAYEEEGTPLRYQRLVPSRSRIVRTPSLKDSPAGRGLSKAAVSEELKWWHERARLRSTRPHSLDRQGAFRVRSLPLGREGFGRALGPRAQVPTVCVLRRSPDGAPVQVFVPEKGEIISQV; the protein is encoded by the exons ATGGAGAGTAAGGATGAGGTCAGCGACACCGACAGCGGCATCATCCTGCAGTCTG GCCCTGACAGCCCGGTCTCCCCAATGAAGGAGCTGACCCATGCAGTGCACAAGCAGCAGAGGGCCCTGGAAGCGAAGCTGGAGGCCTGCCTGGGGGAGCTGAGGAGACTCTGCCTTCGGGAAGCG GAGCTAACGGGCACCTTGCCAGCGGAGTATCCCCTCAAACCAGGGGAAAAGGCCCCCAAGGTTCGCCGCAGGATCGGAGCGGCTTACAAACTGGATGACTGGGCCTTGCACAGAGAG GACCCCCTAAGCAGCCTGGAGCGCCAGCTGGCCCTGCAGCTGCAGATCACAGAGGCAGCTCGTCGGCTGTGCCTGGAGGAGAACCTCAGCAGGCAGGCTCGGCGGCAGCGGAAGCACTCTATGCTGCAGGAAGAGAAGAAGCTGCAGGAGCTCCAGCGCTGCCTGGTCGAGCGGCGGCGCAATAGCGAGCCACCTCCGGCTGCTGCTCTCCCCCTGGGCCGAG AGCTCAGTGCCTCTGATGACAGCTCCCTGTCAGATGGGCTCCTCCTGGAGGAAG AGGAATCCCAAGTGCCAAAACCTCCTCCAGAGTCCCCAGCCCCACCTTCTCGGCCTCTCCCACCCCAAACCCTTGAGGGTCTGCAGCCAACAGGACCTGAGCCTGGGGGCCCGGAACGGGCTCCAGTCCAGAACAGCCCCTGGAAGGAAACCAGCCTGGACCACCCCTATGAGAAGCCCAGGAAGTCTTCTGAGCCCTGGAGCGAGTCCAG CAGCCCAGCCACCACACCTCAGGATGGGCCCAGTGCCTCCAGCCTGTGGCTTCTGGAGCCTGCCTCCTACCACGTGGTTCCCATCCGTGGTGTTCCTGGCCAGTGGCAGGGCCGCACCAGTGCCCCAGCCACCCCTGAGATACAGGGGAGGAGGGGCCAGTCGCAGTCTCTGAG GGTGGATTCCTTCCGGGCGGGTCCTGAGGGCCGAGGTCGCAGCGCCTTTCCCCGCCGCCGCCCCACTCACTACACGGTGACAGTGCCAGATTCCTGCTTTCCCGCGACCAAGCCCCCGCTGCCTCACCCCGCTTGCCACTCCTGCTCAGAAGACAGTGGCTCTGACGTCTCCAGCATCTCCCACCCCACTTCGCCGGGCAGCAGCAGCCCCGACATCTCCTTTCTgcagcctctctcccctcccaaGACCCATCGTCACCGCGGGGCCTGGGTCCCAGCCGGCAGCAGAGAGCTGGTCGCCCACCACCCCAAGCTACTGCTGCCGCCTGGCTATTTCCCGGCGGGGCGGTACGTGGTGGTGGCTGAGAGCCCCCTGCCGCCTGGCGAGTGGGAGCTGTGCCGCGCAGCCCCGGGCCCTGCTTACGAGGAGGAGGGCACTCCCCTACGCTACCAGCGTCTGGTGCCCTCCCGCAGCCGCATCGTGCGGACGCCCTCCCTGAAGGACAGCCCGGCAGGCCGGGGGCTCAGCAAGGCCGCCGTGTCCGAGGAGCTCAAGTGGTGGCACGAGCGTGCACGCCTCCGGAGCACCCGCCCCCACTCACTGGACCGCCAAGGAGCTTTCCGGGTCAGGAGCCTGCCGCTTGGGAGAGAGGGCTTCGGGCGAGCCCTGGGACCCCGGGCACAG
- the INAVA gene encoding innate immunity activator protein isoform X2, translating into MGQKSTMESKDEVSDTDSGIILQSGPDSPVSPMKELTHAVHKQQRALEAKLEACLGELRRLCLREAELTGTLPAEYPLKPGEKAPKVRRRIGAAYKLDDWALHREDPLSSLERQLALQLQITEAARRLCLEENLSRQARRQRKHSMLQEEKKLQELQRCLVERRRNSEPPPAAALPLGRELSASDDSSLSDGLLLEEEESQVPKPPPESPAPPSRPLPPQTLEGLQPTGPEPGGPERAPVQNSPWKETSLDHPYEKPRKSSEPWSESSSPATTPQDGPSASSLWLLEPASYHVVPIRGVPGQWQGRTSAPATPEIQGRRGQSQSLRVDSFRAGPEGRGRSAFPRRRPTHYTVTVPDSCFPATKPPLPHPACHSCSEDSGSDVSSISHPTSPGSSSPDISFLQPLSPPKTHRHRGAWVPAGSRELVAHHPKLLLPPGYFPAGRYVVVAESPLPPGEWELCRAAPGPAYEEEGTPLRYQRLVPSRSRIVRTPSLKDSPAGRGLSKAAVSEELKWWHERARLRSTRPHSLDRQGAFRVRSLPLGREGFGRALGPRAQVPTVCVLRRSPDGAPVQVFVPEKGEIISQV; encoded by the exons ATGGGACAG AAATCCACCATGGAGAGTAAGGATGAGGTCAGCGACACCGACAGCGGCATCATCCTGCAGTCTG GCCCTGACAGCCCGGTCTCCCCAATGAAGGAGCTGACCCATGCAGTGCACAAGCAGCAGAGGGCCCTGGAAGCGAAGCTGGAGGCCTGCCTGGGGGAGCTGAGGAGACTCTGCCTTCGGGAAGCG GAGCTAACGGGCACCTTGCCAGCGGAGTATCCCCTCAAACCAGGGGAAAAGGCCCCCAAGGTTCGCCGCAGGATCGGAGCGGCTTACAAACTGGATGACTGGGCCTTGCACAGAGAG GACCCCCTAAGCAGCCTGGAGCGCCAGCTGGCCCTGCAGCTGCAGATCACAGAGGCAGCTCGTCGGCTGTGCCTGGAGGAGAACCTCAGCAGGCAGGCTCGGCGGCAGCGGAAGCACTCTATGCTGCAGGAAGAGAAGAAGCTGCAGGAGCTCCAGCGCTGCCTGGTCGAGCGGCGGCGCAATAGCGAGCCACCTCCGGCTGCTGCTCTCCCCCTGGGCCGAG AGCTCAGTGCCTCTGATGACAGCTCCCTGTCAGATGGGCTCCTCCTGGAGGAAG AGGAATCCCAAGTGCCAAAACCTCCTCCAGAGTCCCCAGCCCCACCTTCTCGGCCTCTCCCACCCCAAACCCTTGAGGGTCTGCAGCCAACAGGACCTGAGCCTGGGGGCCCGGAACGGGCTCCAGTCCAGAACAGCCCCTGGAAGGAAACCAGCCTGGACCACCCCTATGAGAAGCCCAGGAAGTCTTCTGAGCCCTGGAGCGAGTCCAG CAGCCCAGCCACCACACCTCAGGATGGGCCCAGTGCCTCCAGCCTGTGGCTTCTGGAGCCTGCCTCCTACCACGTGGTTCCCATCCGTGGTGTTCCTGGCCAGTGGCAGGGCCGCACCAGTGCCCCAGCCACCCCTGAGATACAGGGGAGGAGGGGCCAGTCGCAGTCTCTGAG GGTGGATTCCTTCCGGGCGGGTCCTGAGGGCCGAGGTCGCAGCGCCTTTCCCCGCCGCCGCCCCACTCACTACACGGTGACAGTGCCAGATTCCTGCTTTCCCGCGACCAAGCCCCCGCTGCCTCACCCCGCTTGCCACTCCTGCTCAGAAGACAGTGGCTCTGACGTCTCCAGCATCTCCCACCCCACTTCGCCGGGCAGCAGCAGCCCCGACATCTCCTTTCTgcagcctctctcccctcccaaGACCCATCGTCACCGCGGGGCCTGGGTCCCAGCCGGCAGCAGAGAGCTGGTCGCCCACCACCCCAAGCTACTGCTGCCGCCTGGCTATTTCCCGGCGGGGCGGTACGTGGTGGTGGCTGAGAGCCCCCTGCCGCCTGGCGAGTGGGAGCTGTGCCGCGCAGCCCCGGGCCCTGCTTACGAGGAGGAGGGCACTCCCCTACGCTACCAGCGTCTGGTGCCCTCCCGCAGCCGCATCGTGCGGACGCCCTCCCTGAAGGACAGCCCGGCAGGCCGGGGGCTCAGCAAGGCCGCCGTGTCCGAGGAGCTCAAGTGGTGGCACGAGCGTGCACGCCTCCGGAGCACCCGCCCCCACTCACTGGACCGCCAAGGAGCTTTCCGGGTCAGGAGCCTGCCGCTTGGGAGAGAGGGCTTCGGGCGAGCCCTGGGACCCCGGGCACAG